A single Thermincola ferriacetica DNA region contains:
- a CDS encoding MarR family winged helix-turn-helix transcriptional regulator translates to MEFKMEDSLGFIINKTALKMKNNLARHLKPYEITPEQWGILNWLWEKEGISQKELSEKSFKDQPNVTRILDKLEEKGLIKRQENPDDRRAFSVFLTEKGYGLKGVLVTAATKALDEALQGFDTGEIQQLKNLLEKIFTNLTDREEEHEG, encoded by the coding sequence ATGGAATTTAAAATGGAAGATTCTTTGGGATTTATTATCAATAAAACTGCTTTAAAGATGAAAAATAATCTGGCCCGACATCTCAAGCCATATGAAATTACGCCTGAACAGTGGGGAATCTTGAACTGGCTATGGGAAAAGGAAGGAATTTCTCAAAAGGAGCTATCGGAAAAGAGTTTTAAGGACCAGCCCAATGTTACCAGAATCCTGGATAAACTCGAGGAAAAAGGCCTTATTAAAAGGCAGGAGAATCCTGATGACAGGCGAGCCTTTTCTGTATTTCTTACCGAAAAGGGGTATGGACTCAAAGGTGTGTTAGTGACTGCGGCAACAAAAGCGCTTGATGAGGCGTTACAGGGGTTTGACACCGGGGAAATTCAACAATTGAAAAACTTATTGGAAAAAATCTTTACTAATTTAACTGACAGGGAGGAAGAACATGAAGGCTGA
- a CDS encoding methyltransferase domain-containing protein yields MKSENVQFLCSPHTGERLELIVEQGAGGRPVELLVGQKTGAKFPVREGIPLFLDKSQMPGNNRKQQKFYNLVAPFYDFLHRMQTARQGGEHLMRMEYIKELGIGDKDKVLEVSIGTGANLLYLPRTAQCFGIDISWEMLRRCKKSMQRKGIDVELAMAAAEKLPFVDNVFDVVFNVLGLRLFNDKGGAIREMLRVAKPGARITIVDQAKTGAPLHLLPREIVGPEYKEIYYGHLYCLSFKKAEKK; encoded by the coding sequence ATGAAATCGGAAAATGTACAGTTTTTATGCAGTCCCCACACAGGTGAGAGGTTGGAGTTAATAGTCGAACAGGGAGCTGGGGGTAGGCCGGTAGAACTGCTGGTAGGCCAAAAAACGGGGGCAAAGTTCCCTGTGCGGGAGGGTATTCCCCTGTTTCTCGATAAAAGCCAGATGCCGGGCAATAACCGCAAACAACAGAAGTTTTATAACTTAGTGGCCCCTTTTTACGACTTTTTGCACCGGATGCAAACTGCCCGACAGGGTGGCGAGCATTTGATGCGCATGGAGTATATTAAAGAGTTGGGAATAGGCGATAAAGATAAGGTCCTGGAAGTATCCATAGGGACGGGCGCAAATTTGCTTTACCTTCCAAGAACAGCACAATGTTTTGGCATTGATATTTCCTGGGAAATGCTGAGGCGATGCAAGAAGTCCATGCAAAGAAAGGGCATTGACGTTGAACTGGCCATGGCGGCAGCAGAAAAACTACCCTTTGTAGACAATGTTTTTGACGTGGTATTCAATGTTTTGGGATTAAGACTATTTAATGATAAAGGCGGCGCTATAAGAGAAATGCTACGGGTTGCGAAACCGGGGGCCCGGATTACCATAGTAGACCAGGCTAAAACCGGAGCGCCTTTGCACCTGCTTCCCCGTGAAATAGTAGGACCGGAGTACAAAGAAATTTACTACGGGCATCTGTACTGCCTGTCATTTAAAAAAGCTGAAAAAAAATAA
- a CDS encoding MFS transporter translates to MEKVLSKKRLQIPQVVAALKHRNFRLFWGGQCISLIGTWMQNVAQSWLVLELTRSAFWLGVVSTFQFLPMTLFSLYAGTLIDRFPKKKMLIFTQAGLMTLAFILAVDTWMHTVKLWHVLILAVLLGVMNTFDMPARQAFMIELVGEADLMNAIVLNSSIFNAARVVGPSVSGLVIAKLGIALCFLINAVSFLPVITGIWLIRLPKPVQPASRRCQEGVWQGIKAGLDYVRKTPGIFVPLALLAVINVFAFNFNVLVPLYAKNVFHAGAKTYGFLMGANGVGAIIGSVILAIRSAHGPKMRSLFIAAAGVSIFELLLVPAKSYALAYLLLGITGLWVITFTTNCNSLLQVQSPPNMRGRVMSIYTLVFGGLVPLGSFLSGSMAHAWGAPAALGLGALISLAFTVALVIWRPSLLKQEINF, encoded by the coding sequence ATGGAAAAGGTGTTGTCAAAAAAAAGGTTGCAGATTCCCCAGGTAGTTGCGGCGCTGAAACATAGAAATTTCCGCTTATTTTGGGGAGGGCAGTGTATCTCCTTAATCGGCACCTGGATGCAAAATGTGGCCCAGTCCTGGTTGGTTCTCGAGCTAACCAGGTCTGCTTTTTGGTTGGGGGTTGTAAGTACATTTCAATTTCTGCCTATGACGTTGTTTTCTCTGTATGCCGGTACGCTGATAGACCGGTTTCCCAAAAAGAAAATGCTCATTTTTACTCAGGCCGGGCTGATGACTTTGGCTTTTATTCTGGCAGTGGATACCTGGATGCACACGGTAAAATTATGGCATGTGCTTATCCTGGCCGTTCTTTTGGGGGTAATGAATACTTTTGACATGCCGGCCAGGCAGGCTTTTATGATAGAATTGGTCGGAGAAGCGGACCTGATGAATGCTATTGTGCTCAATTCTTCCATTTTTAATGCTGCGAGGGTTGTAGGTCCTTCGGTATCCGGACTGGTAATTGCCAAGTTGGGCATTGCTTTATGTTTTTTAATAAATGCGGTAAGTTTCCTTCCCGTCATAACGGGAATATGGCTGATTCGTTTGCCAAAGCCTGTCCAACCGGCAAGCCGGCGCTGCCAGGAGGGGGTTTGGCAGGGAATAAAAGCCGGTTTGGATTATGTCCGGAAGACGCCGGGCATTTTCGTACCCCTGGCGCTGCTGGCCGTTATAAATGTTTTTGCCTTCAATTTCAACGTCCTGGTACCTTTATATGCGAAGAACGTATTTCATGCGGGGGCGAAAACCTATGGTTTTTTGATGGGCGCTAACGGTGTCGGCGCTATTATAGGTTCTGTAATTTTGGCCATTAGGAGCGCGCACGGGCCGAAAATGCGCAGCCTTTTTATAGCGGCGGCTGGGGTAAGCATTTTTGAGCTATTGCTGGTACCGGCCAAAAGTTACGCCCTGGCCTACCTTTTACTGGGGATTACAGGATTATGGGTCATCACCTTTACGACTAACTGCAATTCGCTGCTGCAGGTACAATCTCCGCCAAATATGCGGGGCCGGGTAATGAGCATATATACTCTGGTTTTTGGCGGTCTTGTCCCGCTTGGTAGTTTTTTGAGCGGCTCCATGGCCCATGCCTGGGGGGCCCCGGCAGCATTGGGATTAGGGGCTTTGATAAGCTTAGCTTTTACTGTGGCCTTGGTTATTTGGAGACCGTCCCTGTTAAAACAAGAAATTAACTTCTAA
- a CDS encoding MFS transporter, which produces MKADQIIKPLPTLHEQLTPSRRFQVLIAVAVGTFMGPLDSSVVNIALPSIRSYFQVSFSSVEWVVMAYLLIISSLLLTFGRLGDLYGHKRIYIWGFVVFTIGSLLCGLAPSIGFLIAFRVLQAIGAGMLMSMGPAIVTDVAPPQERGKYMGVIAVSVSIALSTGPVLGGFLTAKFGWPSIFYINVPVGILSIILAQQVIPDSGGQGAQPFDIKGAALVFLALVAILLPLSYAEKVGWSNPYIITSLAVGILLFVAFLFLEKRLAHPMVDLSLFKNRLFSMSNLSALLNYVAMFSVVLLMPFYLQQLRGMPPSKAGLMLIPMPLTTMLIAPISGSLSDRVDTRYISSLGMAITALGMWLLSNLNFESSNLTVVLALVTVGLGSGIFQTPNNSAIMGAVPPYRRGIASSLLAGMRNVGMVLGVAISGAVFTGRQNYLMKKLAAAGMAGAPLKIQAFTGSIQLAFLVACGIALLAVFTSLVRGPANVPNMH; this is translated from the coding sequence ATGAAGGCTGACCAAATTATAAAACCATTACCGACTTTACATGAGCAGTTAACTCCAAGTCGCCGGTTTCAAGTCCTCATAGCGGTAGCAGTGGGCACCTTTATGGGACCGTTGGATTCCAGCGTAGTCAATATAGCTCTGCCGAGCATCCGTTCCTATTTCCAGGTTTCATTTTCCTCTGTGGAATGGGTTGTTATGGCCTATTTACTTATCATCAGCAGTCTCCTGCTTACTTTTGGCCGGTTGGGAGACCTTTATGGACATAAACGCATTTATATCTGGGGTTTTGTTGTTTTCACCATCGGCTCATTGCTCTGCGGCCTGGCCCCGTCCATCGGCTTTCTAATCGCTTTCCGCGTTCTGCAGGCCATTGGGGCCGGCATGCTAATGTCAATGGGGCCGGCTATAGTTACTGATGTTGCTCCACCCCAAGAACGGGGGAAATACATGGGAGTGATTGCTGTTTCAGTATCCATTGCCCTTTCCACAGGGCCTGTACTTGGTGGGTTCCTGACTGCCAAGTTTGGCTGGCCGAGCATTTTTTATATTAACGTTCCAGTTGGTATCTTGTCTATCATTTTAGCCCAACAGGTTATCCCTGATTCCGGGGGGCAAGGGGCCCAGCCTTTTGACATTAAAGGAGCGGCCTTGGTTTTCCTTGCCCTGGTTGCTATTCTGCTCCCTTTGAGTTATGCCGAAAAAGTAGGTTGGAGCAATCCTTATATCATTACTTCGCTGGCGGTGGGGATATTATTGTTTGTTGCATTCCTGTTCCTGGAAAAGCGGCTGGCCCATCCCATGGTTGACCTTTCCCTCTTTAAGAACAGGCTTTTTTCCATGTCCAATTTATCAGCGCTGTTGAATTATGTGGCCATGTTTTCGGTTGTTTTGCTGATGCCCTTTTATCTGCAGCAACTGCGGGGTATGCCTCCTTCCAAAGCGGGGTTGATGCTTATTCCCATGCCCTTAACCACCATGTTGATTGCGCCTATCAGCGGATCCTTATCCGACAGGGTGGATACCCGTTATATCAGTTCCCTGGGAATGGCCATCACGGCTCTGGGTATGTGGTTGTTGAGCAACCTGAATTTCGAGTCTTCCAATTTAACGGTGGTGTTGGCGCTGGTTACGGTGGGGCTCGGTTCGGGAATATTCCAGACACCCAACAACAGCGCCATAATGGGGGCGGTACCGCCATACCGCAGGGGTATAGCTTCCAGTCTGCTGGCGGGCATGCGGAATGTGGGCATGGTTTTGGGTGTGGCCATATCAGGAGCCGTATTTACCGGCCGGCAGAATTACCTTATGAAAAAGCTGGCAGCAGCCGGCATGGCCGGCGCGCCGTTGAAAATTCAAGCCTTTACCGGGTCCATACAGCTCGCCTTTCTTGTTGCATGCGGCATTGCCTTGTTGGCTGTTTTCACTTCCCTGGTCCGGGGACCGGCTAATGTTCCGAATATGCATTGA